CCCGGCGAGACCGGTGACGAGCCCGTCCAGGGCGTGGGAGCAGGTGCAGTCGCGGGTGGCGGGCAGTGATTCCAGGGCCCTGAACAGGACGGTGCGCAGGCGGTCGACGTTGCGGGCGAAGACGTCCAGCACCTCGGCGTGGGTGACGCCCTCGCCGCTCTCCACGCCCGCGTCGAGGTCGGTGACCAGGGCCAGGGAGGTGTAACACAGGCCCAGTTCACGGGCCAGGACGGCCTCGGGGTGGCCGGTCATCCCGACCGCGGACCAGCCGCTGGCGGTGAACCAGCGCGACTCCGCCCGGGTGGAGAAGCGCGGACCCTCGATCACCACCAGCGTCCCACCGTCCACCGCCTCCCACGCCAGGCCCCGGGCGGCGGCCAGCACCGCACCACGCCCCCGGGGGCAGTACGGGTCGGCCATCGAGACGTGCACCACCTCGGGCACCGACCCGTCCGGCAGGATCCGCCCGTCGTAGTACGTCTGCACCCGCCCCGAAGTCCGGTCCACGAACTGGTCGGGCACCAGCAGCGTCCCCGGCCCGTACTCGGGACGCAGCCCGCCCACCGCACACGGCCCCAGCACCTGCCGCACACCCAGCGCGTGCAGAGCCCACAGATTCGCCCGGTAGTTGATCCGGTGCGGCGGCAACCGGTGCCCCCGCCCATGACGCGGCAGGAAAGCCACCCGCCTCCCCGCCACCTCCCCCACGAACACCGCATCCGACGGCGGCCCGTACGGAGTCTCCACCCGCACCTCCACCACCTCGTCGAGCAGGGCGTACAGACCCGACCCCCCGATCACACCGAGCTCGGCGGTCGGGGTGCCGTCGGTACGGGGCGGGTGGACGTCGGCCATGGCTCTCCCTCGGCTCTGGCGGTCGGGCCGCGGTCCCGACCCCGGCCCCGACCGGCCCCGGACGGGACTGGTGGGGCGGGTGGGTCTAATGGGGCGGGTCCGCGGTGCGCGGGTCCGGTGCGTGGACGGACCGGTCCGGCCGCACACCGTGGGCGCGTTCCCACCTTACGAGCAGTCAGCACCCCTGACGCGCACCGGTCGTCGCGGTGCGCCGCCCGCCCGCCGCCCGCCCGCCCGCCCGCCCGCCACCCGCCTGCCCACCGCCCGGCTGCCGCTCTCCCGCCGTCGGATCTCCCCCCGTCGGACGGGGGTGCCCGCGTACAGTGGCGTTTCGGCCGGTGGGTGCGGCGGACGGGCCGCCGTGAACGGCTGGGGCATGTGAACGACTACGGCAGAGGACAGTGCGATGGGCGGTCCGGTGGCGGTGCACTCGAGCGGTGAGGTGGCGGGGACGCACCGGCCGTTGGCCTGGCGGGTGCTGCCGCCCTCGCCGGACGCGGCGGTGCTGGTGCTGCACGGGGGCAGGGAGATCGGGACGGAGCCGCCTCCGCTGCTGAACCTGCCGGGCCTGCGGATGCGGCCGTTCGCGAAGGAGGTGGAGCGCGAGGCGGCGGAGGTGGACGGCCGGTCGCTGGCGGTGGGCACGGTGCGCTACCGGTGCCGGGGGTGGAACGGTGTCCGGGCGGACGCGGCCCGTGACGCGGAGGCGGCGCTGTCCGATCTGGCCGAACAGTTGGGGCCGGTGCCGACCGTACTGATCGGGCACTCGATGGGCGGCCGGGCGGCGCTGCGGGCTGCGGCCCACCCCTGCGTGCTGGGCGTGGTGGCGTTGGCACCGTGGTGCCCCCGGGACGAGCCGACCGCGCACCTGCGCGGCCGCTCGGTGGTGATGCTGCACGGCGACCGGGACAAGGTCACCACGCCCGGGGACACCGACCTGTTCGCGCTGCAGGCCCGCGACCACGGTGCGCGGGTGGCCGGTTACCGGGTGCTGGGCAGCGGTCACACTCTGATGCGGCGGGCCGGCGACTGGCACCACGGCGCCGCCGCCCTGGCCCTGGCCCTGCTCGGCATGGGCCCGTTGCCCGAGGAGGCCGAGGCCGCGCTGGCCCTTCAGGGCCGGGATCCGGACGGCCTGCACATCCCGCTCGGCGGCCGCCACTGAGCGGTGCGGCCCGTCGGGCGACGGGCGGGTGACCGTCCGGTGACAGGTGGTGCGGATCAGGCTTCCGGCTCGCCTCGGGCGGGTAGGGGGCGCACACTCCGGTGGAGGGAGACGTCCGCCAATCGACTGAGGGAGGACCCGCCCATGGCGATCAGCCTGACCACTGATCGGCTCGTCGTCCGGGACTGGACACCGGACGACGCCGAGGACGCACTGGCCGTGTACGGCTCCACGGACGTCGCCCGCTGGCTGACGCCCGTGATGGACCAGGTCACCGATGCCGAGGCGATGCGTTCGGTGCTGCAGCGCTGGGAACGGGAGCAGGCCGGACTGCTGCCGCCGCGCGGGCGGTGGGCGGTGGAGCGGGCCGAGGACGGGAAGGTGATCGGCGGTCTGGGTATCCGGCCGCTGCCGCCCTATGACGAGGACCTCGAGATCACCTGGCAGCTCTCCCCGGGGGCCTGGGGCCAGGGCTATGCGACGGAGGCGGGCCTGGCGCTGCTGCGCTGGGTGTTCACCCAGGACATCGAGGAGGTCTTCGCGGTGGCCCGGCCCAAGAACGACCGGGCGCACGCGGTGGCGAAGCGGCTGGGGATGCGCTGGGTCGGCGAGACCACCAAGTACTACGACCTCAATCTCCAGGTGTACCGGATCCGCCCGGCCGACCTGCCCGAGAACCGCCCGTGACCGCAACCGTAGTCACGGCCACGGCCACGTCCACGTCCGTCCCCGGCGCCCGCCCGCTACCCGGGCGGGCGCCGGTCGATCAGCGGGTGCAGGTGGACGGGCCCGGCCTCCCGGGCTGACGGCAGGTCGGCTGCGTACCGGGCAACGAGGGCGAGCCCGGCGGGCGGCAGCCACGACTCGGCCCGGCCGTCGGGGCCGGAACCACCGGGTCCCGGACCGTCCACGGCTTCGGCTTCGGCGGCCTCGACGGCGTCGACGGTTTCGGCGTCGAGCAGGACGAGAAGTTGGTGAGGGGTCGGGCGCAGGGCCGGGTCGGGGTCGAGGCAGCGGGCCAGGGCGGGCAGCACCTCGCCGGGGACGTCCGCGAGGTCGGGCCGCCCGTCCGTGGTGCGCCGCCGGACGGCCCGGGCGTCCTCGGTTCCCGGGCCGTGCCCCGGCCGGTCGTCTCCCGGCCGGGAAGAACCCACCTGTGGGTGTCCCGCCCAGGAGGGCGCGGCCCAGGAAGGTGCGGCCCAGGAAGGCGCGGCCCAGGAGTGCCCCGTCCAGGGGTGGCGGCCCTGGGCCGCGGTGGCGAGCAGCGCGCCGAGGGCGAACACGTCGCTGGGCGGGCCGGTTTCGGCGGGTCGTTCGAGTTGCTCGGGCGAGGCGTACCCGAGTGCGCCGGTGGCGCCGTCCGGGCCGGGGACGGGCGGGAGGCCGAAGCCGGTCAGTCTGGGGCCGGACGCGGTGACCAGCACCCGGGCGGGTTCGAGGCCGGCGTGGACCAGGCCGACGGCGTGTCCGGCGGCCAGCGCCCGGGCGAGGCCGGCGCCCAGGCGGCGGACGGTGGCAACGGGCAGCGGGCCGGTGGTGCGCAGCAGTTCGGCCAGGTCCGGGGCGGGGGTGTACGCGGTGGCGAGCCAGGGCCGTTCGGCGTCGGGGTCGGCGTCCAGCACCGGGACGGTCCAGGAACCGTCGAGGCGCCGGGCGTCCCGGGCCTGCCGGGCGAAGCGGCGCCGGGCAGCGGCGTCCGGGGCCTGTGCGGGGTGCAGTTCCTCGACCACCACCAGCAAGCCGTCGGCGGCACGGCACAGGTGCAGCCGCCCCGCACCACCGGCGACCCCGCCGACGATCCCGTCGGCCCCGCCACCCGCTCCGCCGTCACACCCGCCGCCGGGTGCTCTCAGCACCCGGTACGGTCCGATCTCCCGCATGTCCGGGCCCCTCCCCCGTGGTCTTGTCAGGACGAGGGGAGGGACGAACGGCGGGCGGGGGCGGGTTCCCGACCTGGGGTTATTTCTCGGCGGGCAGCTCGTACACGTGGCCGGGGGTGGCGATCGAGGTGATCGCCTCGGCGAACAGGGTGGAGGGCTCGTTGCCCTCGTGGATGATGTCGGTGTTCAGCAGGATCACCAGGGTGGCGTCCTGCTCGGGCAGGTAGACGGTGACGCTCTCGTACCCGGGCAGCGAGCCGTTGTGGCCGACCCAGCCGCCGACCCGGAACAGGCCGAGTCCGTACCCGGCGCCGTCGCCGAAGCCCGGGACGGGCAGGAACTTCTCGCGCTCGGCCTGGGTGGCGGGGCTGAGCAGGGTGCCGGTGGCCAGCGTCTTCGCCCAGCGGTGCAGGTCGTGCAGGTCGGAGATCATCGCACCGGCGGCCCAGCCCCAGGACGGGTTCCAGTGGGTGGCGTCGGTGACGGAACCGTCCAGCGTCTGGTCGGTGTAGCCGTGCGCGTAGGGGCGGGGCAGTTCGGCGGCGCGCGGGAAGAGGGTGTGGTTCAGGTGGGCGGGCTCGGTGACGTTGCGGTGGATGAAGTCGCGCAGCGGCAGCCGGCCGAGCTTCTCGACCAGCAGGCCGAGCAGCACGGTGTTGGTGTTCGAGTACTGGTAGTCGGTGCCGGGCGGGAAGACGTTGGCGTGCTTGAAGGCGTACGCGAGCAGTTCCTGCGGGGTGAAGGGCCGGTTCGGGTCACTGAGCAGGGCGTGCACGAAGTCGTCGTCGAAGGTGTAGGAGTACAGTCCGCTGCGCATCTCGGCGAGTTGGCGGATCGTGATGTGCCAGCCGTCGGGGACGCCGTCGAGGTACTTGGCGATCGGGTCGTCGAGGCCGACCAGGCCGCGGTCGACGAGTTCGAGCACGGCGGTGACGGTGAAGGTCTTGGTCTCGCTGCCGATCCGCATCCGGAGGTCGGGCGTCATCGGCTGCCCGGTGGCCTTGTCGGCGACGCCGTCCGCGTGGACGTACGTGCCGCGCCCGGGCATCCAGAGTCCGACGATCACCCCGGGTGTGCCGGTCTGCTGGCGCACGTCGGCGATCGCGGCGTCCAGCCGGGCGGCGAGGGCCGGGTCGAGCGGGCAGTCCTCGTCCGCCGGTTGGTGCACGGGGCGGTGCGCGGGCTGCACGGCCGGGCGGGCGAACGGGGCGCCGGAGGCGGCGGCCGGGACGGCGGGGACGAGGGCGCTCAGGGCGAGCAGGGCGACGGCGAGTCGCCGGGCGCGGGGACGGCGCATGACGGGCATCTCTTCCGGAAGGAGGGTGGACCTGTTCCGCACAGGTCACCACCCGGACGCCCCCGCCGAGCCGCGTCCGCCCCTCCGGACACCGCGATTCCACCCGTGCGGCGGGTCGGCCGCCCGGGGCGTCAGCGGGCCGGGCGGACGGGGTGCTTGCTCAGGATCGACACCCGGTTGAACGCGTTGATGGCGATCGCCACCCAGATGACCGCCGAGATCTGCCGATCGTCGAAGACCTGCCGGGCCTGCGCGTACCCCGCCTCCTGCGCGGCCGCGTCGGCGGGGTGGGTGGTCGCCTCGGCCAGCGCGAGGGCGGCGCGCTCGCGGGCGTCGAACACGGCGGCGTCCCGCCACGCGGCCAGCACGCCGAGCCGCTGCGCGCTCTCGCCCTCCTTGAGCGCGGCCTTGGTGTGCACGTCCAGGCAGTAGGCGCAGCCGTTGAGTTGCGAGACGCGCAGGTTGACCAGCTCGACCAGGCGGCGGTCGAGTCCGGCGTCGGCGGCGGCCTGCCGGACGGCCTCGGCGGTGCCCAGCATGGCGCGGAACGCTTGCGGGGTCTGCTTGTCGACGTAGACCCGGCCCGCCGGGGCCGCCACCTCGATCACCTCGGACACCTGGACTCTCCTCCGCTGCGCGATGCTGTTTGTCGGACGCTCGGATCCATGATAGTTGAAGATGAAACGATTTGTTGGTCGTGTTCGCCGGACCTCGGCGACACGGGAGGGAGCACCCGATGGACACCCCTGTGCGCACCGGTGAGAACGGCACGGCCGAAGTCCTGCCCCCGCGCGACGTCCCGCTCGGCGGCCCGCGCGCGATGACCGTCCGGCGCACCCTCCCCCAGCGCGAGCGCACCCTGATCGGCGCCTGGTGCTTCGTCGACCACTACGGCCCCGACGACGTCGCCGCCACCGGCGGCATGGACGTCGCCCCGCACCCGCACATCGGCCTGCAGACCGTCAGTTGGCTGTTCAGCGGCGAGATCGAGCACCGCGACAGCCTCGGCGTGCACGCCTTCGTCCGGCCCGGCGAGCTCAACCTCATGACGGCCGGTCAGGGCATCGCGCACTCCGAGACCTCCACCGCCGCCACCACCGTCCTGCACGGCGTCCAGCTCTGGGTCGCCCTCCCCGCCGCCCACCGGCACACCGCCCGCGACTTCCACCACCACGTCCCCGCGCCCGTCCCGCTCCCCGGCGGCGGCGAGGCCCGGGTCTTCCTCGGCACCCTGGCCGGCGACACCTCGCCCGTCCCCACCTTCACCCCCCTCCTCGGCGCCGAACTCACCCTCCCCGCCGGCGCCACCACCACCCTGGACGTCGACCCCGCCTTCGAACACGGCCTCCTCGTCGACCAGGGCGACATCCTCTTCGCCGGCACCCCCCTGCACCCCGCCGACCTCGGCCACCTCCCGCCCGGCCGCACCACCCTCACCCTCACCAACCCCGCCACCACCCCGGCCCGCCTGGTCCTGCTCGGCGGGCCGCCCTTCGGCGAGGACATCGTCATGTGGTGGAACTTCATCGGCCGCACCGGCGAGGAGATCGTCCAGGCCCGGCTGGAGTGGGAGCAGCAGAGCGACCGGTTCGGCGAAGTCCACGGCTACCCGGGCGACCGCCTGCCCGCGCCGGAGCTGCCGAACGTCACCCTCAGGGCGCGCGGAAACCGCGACTGACCTGCGGAAAAGCATGGCCGGGGTGGTCACATCCGCTGGAGCGAGACTGGCGCTCCACGACCGCCTCCGGCAAGGGATCCAGCACCGGCGAACGTCATCGGCAAGGGCCTCGACGGCAGTCGCGGCCGGCCTGCCGGTTCCCACCTTCGGGCATGTTTTGCAGGGTCTGGGCGGATGGATGCTGACCTTTTGCTGACTTTCCTGATCACCCGTCAGCTTCCGGCGAAGCCCTGTCAGCCCAGGTGGCAGAGGCGAAGGAAGGCCGGCTGGGCCGGCGTACGGGCGATCGAGCCCACAACCCACCGGCCATGCGAGCAAGACCGTTCCTCGCACTCCGAGATGACCGGCCGATTGGGACGTCCCCGAATGCCCGGGAAGAACGTAGGCGAGGGTCGATCCATCGGCGACCGGCCTATCCGTCCGGCCGCTTTTTCGCGCAGGCGTGGGAGCATCCACAGGAGCATGCGTCCAGTCGATCAGGCCGGAGCGCTCAACTCGACCGAGCGCTCCGGTACCTGTATGTCCTGCAGCGAAGACACCCTGGCTCCGCCTCTCCCGAAAACGCACACGATCTCGAGGGCCCGCTCCGTGGGGATCCCGTCCCATCCACAGCGCCACCAAGGCCAACGGCCATCTACCTCCGAGCCCCCACCAGCTACCGAAGGACGGTCACCACCGCGGCGGGGCAAAGCCGAGAGAGCTGGTAACGGTCCTCCCGCAGCGGCCGGCCCGCGGGTTCCCAACCCTTCAGGGTTGATGACGGCCAGCGGGTAAAGCCGCAGGTCAGAACTTGTCCCCGCCACCTTGTGATGAAGCTTTCCGCAGGAACTCTCCGTTAATGCATCAGCGCCGCTCAGACCCTACCGCAGCGCCCCACCAACCCGGCTTGCACCCGACAAGGCGGATGCACAGCCACCGACCGAAGCCGCAGTACCCAGCACGACCAGCAGCAGGCCGAGCCGCGCGGCCATGAAATCGCTGCTGTGCTCGACGAGTTGGAGGCGGCGCTGCCTGCGCAACCTCGGCGCGGTGGTCTCCCGGCATCCGTACGATCTGGGGCCCGTGCCGCCAGTCGTCGACTTCGACCCGGCCCGGTTCAAGATCGCGGCGGAGGGCGCCGCCGTCGGCCCGCTCGGCAGCCGCCCGGACCTGCCGCAGATGGACCTGTTCGCGTTCGAGCGCCTGGTGCGCGAACTGTTCACTGCCATGGGCCACGAGACCTGGCACACCCGGAACTCCCGCGACGACGGCGATGGCGACGGCAACGGCCTCGACACCGTCACCGTCCGGCGCGACCCGGCGGGCGTCACTGTGATCGCCGTCCAGGCCAAACAGACGAAGAACGTCGTCAGCCCCGACGTCGCCCGGGCCCTGTTCGGCACCCTCCAGGACAATCAGGCCGCCTGCGGTGTCCTCGTCACCACCTCCTGGTACGACAAGTCCAACCAAAGGATCGCGCACCGCAACGGCCGGCACCTCGACCTGATCGACGGCCGCAAGCTGAGAAAGCCCTGCTCCCGGAACACCGCGGCATCGACGCCCTGATCGGCCTCCCGAAGCTCCCACCGGGCCGACAGCCGAGCGACCTCTCCTGACGGCGCAGCCTGGAGCTGCTCACCCGCACACCCTCCGCCCCCTCGATCAGCCAGCACGCACACACGAGCGGGAGGGCATCACCGCTGGACGCGCAACTCCCGCCGCGACTGCCGACCGCTGCGACCCGCCGACGCCGGGCCCTCACCCCGTCGGTGCCGGGCCGTCACCCCGTCGCCGGGGCCGCCGTGCTGTCACGGAGCACCACCTCGGCGAACGCCTCGGCCTGCTGGGCCTCCGGGCCGCTCTCGCGCAGGGCGAGGCGCACGGCGGACTCGCCCATCGCGGTCAGCGGCAGCCGGACGGTGCTCAGCGCCGGGGCGAGGTCGGTGGCCAGCGGAATGTCGTCGAAGCCCGCGACGGAGACCTCGCCGGGGACGGAGACGCCCCGGGCGCGGAGTTCGGCGAGGGCCCCGGCGGCGCAGATGTCGGAGAGGGCGAGCACCGCGGTGGGGCGGGGGGCACCGTTCCCACCGGCCGCCTCCAGGATGCGCGCCATCGCCGCCCGCCCGCCCTCGCGGGTGAACTCCGCACGCTGGAGCATCCCCTCGGGGAGCTCCAGCCCCGTTTCGTGCAGCGCCTCCAGGACGCCGTCCAGCCGGTCGCCGGCCACCCGCATCCGCTGCGGGCCGGTGATCACCGCGAAGCGGCGGTGGCCCAGTTGCACCAGGGAGTGGGCCAGCGAGGCGGCGCCCTCCCGGTTGTGGACGTGCACGGTGTCGTACAGCGGGCCGTGGTCGCTGATCGCCACCACTCTTCCGCCCTGCGCCTGGTAGGCCGCCAGCGCCTCGTCCAGCCGCTGGACCACGTCGACGTCGCCGTACGCCGACCCGGCGAGCACGATCGCGCGCGCCCGGTGGGCGTGCAGCATCCGGATCGCCTCCAGCTCCCGCCGGGGGTCGCCGTCGGTGCTGGTCACCAGGGTCAGCAGCCCGGCCCGGGCGGCGGCGTCCCCGACGCCCCGGGCGATGCCGCCGAAGTACGGGTCGGCGACGTCGTGCAGCAGCACGCCGACCGTCGTGCCCGTGGAGCGGGCCAGCGCCTGGGCGGGCGCGTTGGGGAGGTAGCCGAGCGCCCGGGCGCTCGCCCGGACCCGCGTCGACAGCTCCTCGGTCACCGAGCGGGCCGAGCCGTTCAGGGCCCGCGAAGCGGTAGCGAGCGAGACGCCGGCGTGCCGCGCCACGTCCCCGAGGGTGACTGCCACTGATGGTCCTCGCTTCCTGGCCGGGCACCGGCCCCGGCCGCCGGAGGATCAGGCTACCGCCTGCCCGGCACGCCTTGACCGGAGCCGGACCGCCCCCTAACCTCAGCCATGGAAAGCGCTTTCCAGACCCTCGGCGCTTGGCGGGAAAGCGCTTTCCATCACCGTGGAAAGCCACTCCGCCAACCACACGGCACACCGCCGGAGGAAGCAGAGAGAGCGCTCTCCCGCGAGTCGTCCGCGACTCCCCCGGTCGGCGGGGCGGACCGTCACCGCCCCGCCACCGCCTCCCCACCACCGAGACGAGGAACCACGCATGTCCCGCAGAGTCATCGGCATCGTCATGAACGGTGTCACCGGCCGGATGGGCTACCGCCAGCACCTGGTGCGCTCGATCCTGGCCATCCGCGCGCAGGGCGGCCTGCCGCTCGGCGACGGCGAGGTGCTGTGGCCCGAGCCGATCCTGGTCGGCCGCAGCGCGCACAAGCTCAAGCAACTCGCCGACCAGCACGGCCTGGAGCACTGGACCACCTCGCTCGACGAGGCGCTCGCCCACCCGCTCGCGGAGATCTACTTCGACGCCCAGCTGACCCAGGTCCGCGAGCAGGCGATCCGCAAGGCCATCGCCGCCGGGAAGCACGTCTACACCGAGAAGCCGACCGCCGAGTCCCTGGACGCGGCCCTGGAGCTGGCCCGGCTGGCCCGCGCGGCCGGGGTGTGCAACGGCGCGGTGCAGGACAAGCTGTTCCTGCCCGGCCTGCTCAAGCTGAAGCGGCTGGTCGACAGCGGCTTCTTCGGCCGCATCCTGTCGGTGCGCGGCGAGTTCGGCTACTGGGTCTTCGAGGGCGACTGGCAGGAGGCGCAGCGCCCGTCGTGGAACTACCGCGCCGAGGACGGCGGCGGCATGATCCTCGACATGTTCCCGCACTGGCGGTACGTGCTGGACGGCGTCATCGCCCCGGTCCGTTCCGTCTACGCGCACACCGCCACCCACATCCCGCAGCGGGTCGACGAGCAGGGCCGGGCGTACGCGGCGACGGCGGACGACGCCGCCTACGGGGTGTTCGAGCTGGAGGGCGGGATCGTCGCCCAGGTCAACTCCTCCTGGGCGGTGCGCGTCGACCGGGACGAACTGGTGGAGTTCCAGGTGGACGGCACCGAGGGCAGCGCGGTCGCCGGGC
The window above is part of the Kitasatospora sp. NA04385 genome. Proteins encoded here:
- a CDS encoding S-methyl-5'-thioadenosine phosphorylase, translated to MADVHPPRTDGTPTAELGVIGGSGLYALLDEVVEVRVETPYGPPSDAVFVGEVAGRRVAFLPRHGRGHRLPPHRINYRANLWALHALGVRQVLGPCAVGGLRPEYGPGTLLVPDQFVDRTSGRVQTYYDGRILPDGSVPEVVHVSMADPYCPRGRGAVLAAARGLAWEAVDGGTLVVIEGPRFSTRAESRWFTASGWSAVGMTGHPEAVLARELGLCYTSLALVTDLDAGVESGEGVTHAEVLDVFARNVDRLRTVLFRALESLPATRDCTCSHALDGLVTGLAGVPS
- a CDS encoding alpha/beta fold hydrolase, which translates into the protein MGGPVAVHSSGEVAGTHRPLAWRVLPPSPDAAVLVLHGGREIGTEPPPLLNLPGLRMRPFAKEVEREAAEVDGRSLAVGTVRYRCRGWNGVRADAARDAEAALSDLAEQLGPVPTVLIGHSMGGRAALRAAAHPCVLGVVALAPWCPRDEPTAHLRGRSVVMLHGDRDKVTTPGDTDLFALQARDHGARVAGYRVLGSGHTLMRRAGDWHHGAAALALALLGMGPLPEEAEAALALQGRDPDGLHIPLGGRH
- a CDS encoding GNAT family N-acetyltransferase, giving the protein MAISLTTDRLVVRDWTPDDAEDALAVYGSTDVARWLTPVMDQVTDAEAMRSVLQRWEREQAGLLPPRGRWAVERAEDGKVIGGLGIRPLPPYDEDLEITWQLSPGAWGQGYATEAGLALLRWVFTQDIEEVFAVARPKNDRAHAVAKRLGMRWVGETTKYYDLNLQVYRIRPADLPENRP
- a CDS encoding serine hydrolase, with the protein product MRRPRARRLAVALLALSALVPAVPAAASGAPFARPAVQPAHRPVHQPADEDCPLDPALAARLDAAIADVRQQTGTPGVIVGLWMPGRGTYVHADGVADKATGQPMTPDLRMRIGSETKTFTVTAVLELVDRGLVGLDDPIAKYLDGVPDGWHITIRQLAEMRSGLYSYTFDDDFVHALLSDPNRPFTPQELLAYAFKHANVFPPGTDYQYSNTNTVLLGLLVEKLGRLPLRDFIHRNVTEPAHLNHTLFPRAAELPRPYAHGYTDQTLDGSVTDATHWNPSWGWAAGAMISDLHDLHRWAKTLATGTLLSPATQAEREKFLPVPGFGDGAGYGLGLFRVGGWVGHNGSLPGYESVTVYLPEQDATLVILLNTDIIHEGNEPSTLFAEAITSIATPGHVYELPAEK
- a CDS encoding carboxymuconolactone decarboxylase family protein; translated protein: MSEVIEVAAPAGRVYVDKQTPQAFRAMLGTAEAVRQAAADAGLDRRLVELVNLRVSQLNGCAYCLDVHTKAALKEGESAQRLGVLAAWRDAAVFDARERAALALAEATTHPADAAAQEAGYAQARQVFDDRQISAVIWVAIAINAFNRVSILSKHPVRPAR
- a CDS encoding pirin family protein: MDTPVRTGENGTAEVLPPRDVPLGGPRAMTVRRTLPQRERTLIGAWCFVDHYGPDDVAATGGMDVAPHPHIGLQTVSWLFSGEIEHRDSLGVHAFVRPGELNLMTAGQGIAHSETSTAATTVLHGVQLWVALPAAHRHTARDFHHHVPAPVPLPGGGEARVFLGTLAGDTSPVPTFTPLLGAELTLPAGATTTLDVDPAFEHGLLVDQGDILFAGTPLHPADLGHLPPGRTTLTLTNPATTPARLVLLGGPPFGEDIVMWWNFIGRTGEEIVQARLEWEQQSDRFGEVHGYPGDRLPAPELPNVTLRARGNRD
- a CDS encoding restriction endonuclease; the protein is MKSLLCSTSWRRRCLRNLGAVVSRHPYDLGPVPPVVDFDPARFKIAAEGAAVGPLGSRPDLPQMDLFAFERLVRELFTAMGHETWHTRNSRDDGDGDGNGLDTVTVRRDPAGVTVIAVQAKQTKNVVSPDVARALFGTLQDNQAACGVLVTTSWYDKSNQRIAHRNGRHLDLIDGRKLRKPCSRNTAASTP
- a CDS encoding LacI family DNA-binding transcriptional regulator, encoding MAVTLGDVARHAGVSLATASRALNGSARSVTEELSTRVRASARALGYLPNAPAQALARSTGTTVGVLLHDVADPYFGGIARGVGDAAARAGLLTLVTSTDGDPRRELEAIRMLHAHRARAIVLAGSAYGDVDVVQRLDEALAAYQAQGGRVVAISDHGPLYDTVHVHNREGAASLAHSLVQLGHRRFAVITGPQRMRVAGDRLDGVLEALHETGLELPEGMLQRAEFTREGGRAAMARILEAAGGNGAPRPTAVLALSDICAAGALAELRARGVSVPGEVSVAGFDDIPLATDLAPALSTVRLPLTAMGESAVRLALRESGPEAQQAEAFAEVVLRDSTAAPATG
- a CDS encoding Gfo/Idh/MocA family protein, producing MSRRVIGIVMNGVTGRMGYRQHLVRSILAIRAQGGLPLGDGEVLWPEPILVGRSAHKLKQLADQHGLEHWTTSLDEALAHPLAEIYFDAQLTQVREQAIRKAIAAGKHVYTEKPTAESLDAALELARLARAAGVCNGAVQDKLFLPGLLKLKRLVDSGFFGRILSVRGEFGYWVFEGDWQEAQRPSWNYRAEDGGGMILDMFPHWRYVLDGVIAPVRSVYAHTATHIPQRVDEQGRAYAATADDAAYGVFELEGGIVAQVNSSWAVRVDRDELVEFQVDGTEGSAVAGLRNCRFQHRAATPKPVWNPDLPVTEPFRAQWQQVPDNAEFDNGFKAQWELFLRHVVTGSPYQWDLLEGAKGVQLAELGLRSAREGRRLDVPALELDAPAGEVR